A stretch of the Heliomicrobium undosum genome encodes the following:
- a CDS encoding manganese efflux pump MntP: MEYWTLGVLAVGLGADAFSMALGIGMEGVRRRDAFILGLVVALFHIFMPWFGILAGSALGLVVGRLASFIGAAVLFFLGGRMIYHAWKEKREGPASPVSGPRRLGNGSGVAGAIAGGRPFAPTIWGLVVIGAAVSMDALSVGFSLGTVGAQLIPTVLTFGVVAGIMTVAGCLIGQQVSRMLGATAQLAGGLILLGIGIKLLLGSASPG, encoded by the coding sequence ATGGAGTATTGGACTTTGGGTGTGCTTGCGGTGGGGTTGGGCGCTGACGCCTTTTCTATGGCCCTCGGCATCGGCATGGAAGGGGTGCGCCGCCGCGACGCCTTCATTCTCGGACTTGTAGTCGCGCTCTTTCATATCTTCATGCCTTGGTTCGGCATCCTGGCTGGGAGCGCCCTCGGTTTGGTCGTGGGCCGTCTGGCCAGTTTCATCGGCGCAGCGGTGCTCTTTTTTCTGGGCGGACGGATGATATATCACGCCTGGAAGGAGAAGCGGGAAGGGCCTGCCTCTCCGGTAAGTGGCCCCCGGCGTCTGGGCAACGGTTCGGGCGTCGCCGGGGCCATCGCCGGCGGGCGCCCCTTTGCGCCGACGATCTGGGGGCTGGTCGTCATCGGGGCGGCCGTCAGCATGGATGCCTTGAGCGTGGGCTTTTCCCTTGGCACGGTGGGGGCGCAGTTGATCCCGACGGTGTTGACCTTTGGCGTTGTTGCCGGGATCATGACGGTCGCAGGCTGCCTGATCGGGCAACAGGTGAGCCGGATGCTCGGCGCGACGGCGCAACTGGCGGGAGGCTTGATTTTATTGGGCATTGGGATTAAGCTTTTGCTTGGAAGCGCCAGTCCTGGTTAA
- a CDS encoding low molecular weight protein arginine phosphatase, whose translation MFTLLFVCTGNTCRSPMAQAIAGELLTEMGQAARIRVVSAGTSAWPGAPASVHARRVMANRGLNLEDHGATSLTPSMIREADLVLTMTGSHRDRVIQLAPEQAAKVFTLKEYAGGAGDIADPFGMDEHVYQQNASEIEGALRKALHRFVEPIV comes from the coding sequence ATGTTTACCTTGTTGTTCGTATGCACCGGCAACACCTGCCGCAGCCCCATGGCCCAGGCGATCGCCGGTGAGCTCCTGACCGAAATGGGCCAAGCGGCTCGGATCCGTGTGGTTTCGGCCGGCACCTCGGCGTGGCCAGGGGCGCCGGCGTCTGTTCATGCCCGCAGGGTAATGGCCAATCGCGGGCTCAACTTGGAAGACCATGGGGCCACTTCCCTCACGCCAAGCATGATCCGGGAGGCCGATCTGGTGTTGACCATGACCGGCAGTCACCGTGATCGCGTGATCCAGCTGGCGCCGGAGCAGGCCGCCAAGGTGTTTACCCTGAAGGAGTACGCCGGCGGCGCCGGGGATATCGCCGATCCCTTTGGGATGGACGAGCATGTCTATCAACAAAACGCCAGCGAGATCGAAGGGGCGTTGCGCAAAGCCCTGCACCGGTTCGTGGAACCCATCGTTTGA
- the rpiB gene encoding ribose 5-phosphate isomerase B, which produces MKIAIGSDHGGFRLKEEIRGFLAEEMELAGVKPEVIDMGTFSEDSVDYPEFGVKVAKAVVDREADFGIVVCGTGIGISIAANKVPGIRAALCGDTFSARMAREHNDANVLALGARVTGPGLARDIVAAFFSSAFAGGRHARRVDMLRAIEGQGTQG; this is translated from the coding sequence ATGAAGATCGCCATCGGCAGCGACCACGGCGGGTTCCGGCTGAAAGAGGAAATCCGGGGCTTTCTGGCGGAGGAGATGGAACTGGCTGGCGTCAAGCCGGAGGTCATCGATATGGGGACCTTTTCCGAGGATTCGGTCGATTACCCAGAATTCGGCGTCAAGGTGGCCAAGGCGGTTGTCGACCGGGAAGCCGATTTTGGCATTGTCGTTTGCGGCACAGGGATCGGCATCTCTATCGCCGCCAACAAGGTTCCCGGCATCCGCGCCGCCCTTTGCGGCGACACCTTTTCGGCCCGCATGGCCCGGGAACATAATGATGCCAATGTGCTCGCCCTGGGGGCGAGGGTGACCGGTCCCGGCCTGGCCCGGGACATCGTGGCGGCCTTCTTTTCGTCGGCTTTTGCCGGCGGCAGGCATGCCCGGCGGGTGGACATGCTGCGGGCCATCGAGGGGCAGGGGACGCAGGGATGA
- a CDS encoding TIGR01440 family protein has protein sequence MTGIGAQVTAAATELLQVANLQAEQILVVGCSTSEVIGAVIGTKGSEAVAEEILTALRSVTSPKGVYLAIQCCEHLNRALVVEGELLRLHRELEEVSVRPVAKAGGSLSAQAMEHFSRPVVVEAIRAHAGLDIGETLIGMHLRAVAVPVRLAIRQIGEARLTAARTRPKLIGGERACYR, from the coding sequence ATGACCGGCATCGGGGCGCAGGTGACCGCTGCTGCCACAGAACTGTTGCAGGTGGCAAACCTGCAGGCGGAGCAGATCCTGGTCGTCGGCTGCAGCACCTCCGAGGTGATCGGGGCGGTCATCGGCACGAAAGGGTCGGAAGCTGTGGCCGAGGAGATCCTGACGGCGCTCCGTTCGGTGACGTCCCCCAAGGGGGTCTACCTGGCGATCCAGTGTTGCGAACACCTCAACCGCGCCCTCGTCGTGGAAGGGGAGTTGTTGCGGCTGCACCGGGAACTGGAGGAGGTCTCTGTGCGGCCTGTGGCTAAAGCCGGCGGCTCACTGTCGGCCCAGGCGATGGAGCATTTCTCCCGGCCCGTCGTCGTCGAGGCGATCCGCGCTCACGCCGGCCTGGACATCGGCGAGACGCTGATCGGGATGCACCTGAGAGCCGTCGCCGTGCCTGTCCGCCTGGCGATCCGGCAGATCGGCGAAGCGCGCCTGACAGCGGCCCGGACCCGGCCGAAGCTGATCGGCGGGGAACGGGCCTGTTACCGGTAA
- a CDS encoding serine hydroxymethyltransferase, which translates to MFVSEWKHLHRVDPEVAVAMDREKNRQKNNIELIASENFVSEAVLEAAGSVLTNKYAEGYPGKRYYGGCEFVDQVETLAIERAKTLFGAEHANVQPHSGANANLGVYFACLEPGDTVLGMNLAHGGHLTHGSPVNISGKYFRFVAYGVDEHTGRIDYDEVARVARETKPKLIVAGASAYPRELDFARFRAIADEVGAMLMVDMAHIAGLVAAGLHPSPVPYAEFVTTTTHKTLRGPRGGMILCKKEWAAKVDKAIFPGLQGGPLMHIIAAKAVAFKEAMAPEFTAYQKQIVANAAALAKGLTDRGFQLVSGGTDNHLMLVDLRNKQLTGKEAEKRLDECRITVNKNAIPFDPQSPFVTSGIRVGAPAATSRGMDEAAMDQVAEAIHLCLSDGSEAAMQKAVAIVESLCARFPLYA; encoded by the coding sequence ATTTTCGTGAGTGAATGGAAGCATCTGCACCGGGTCGACCCTGAAGTGGCGGTCGCGATGGACCGGGAAAAGAACCGCCAGAAAAACAACATTGAATTGATCGCTTCGGAGAACTTCGTCAGCGAGGCCGTGTTGGAAGCGGCCGGCAGCGTATTGACGAACAAGTATGCCGAGGGGTATCCGGGAAAACGCTACTACGGTGGCTGCGAATTTGTCGACCAGGTGGAAACGCTGGCCATCGAACGGGCCAAGACGCTCTTTGGCGCCGAACATGCCAATGTGCAGCCCCACTCGGGCGCCAACGCCAACCTGGGCGTCTACTTCGCCTGCCTCGAACCAGGCGATACGGTTCTGGGCATGAATCTCGCCCACGGCGGGCACCTCACCCACGGTTCGCCCGTCAACATATCAGGAAAGTACTTCCGCTTCGTCGCCTACGGCGTCGATGAACATACGGGCCGCATCGACTATGACGAGGTGGCGCGTGTCGCCCGGGAAACGAAGCCCAAGTTGATCGTTGCCGGCGCCAGCGCCTACCCGCGTGAGCTCGATTTTGCCCGCTTCCGGGCCATCGCCGATGAGGTCGGGGCCATGCTGATGGTCGATATGGCCCACATCGCCGGCCTGGTGGCGGCAGGACTTCATCCCTCGCCCGTTCCTTACGCCGAGTTTGTCACCACCACCACCCACAAGACGTTGCGCGGTCCCCGCGGCGGTATGATCCTCTGTAAAAAAGAGTGGGCCGCCAAGGTCGACAAGGCCATCTTCCCCGGCCTGCAGGGCGGTCCGCTGATGCATATCATCGCCGCCAAGGCCGTCGCCTTCAAAGAGGCCATGGCGCCGGAGTTCACGGCTTACCAGAAGCAAATCGTCGCCAACGCCGCCGCGCTCGCCAAAGGCCTGACCGACCGCGGTTTCCAACTCGTCTCCGGCGGGACGGATAACCACCTGATGCTTGTCGACCTGCGCAACAAGCAATTGACCGGCAAGGAAGCGGAGAAGCGTCTCGACGAGTGCCGGATCACGGTCAACAAAAATGCGATTCCCTTCGATCCGCAGAGTCCCTTCGTCACCAGCGGCATCCGTGTCGGCGCGCCGGCCGCGACGAGCCGGGGCATGGATGAAGCCGCCATGGATCAGGTGGCCGAAGCGATCCACCTGTGCCTGTCAGACGGCAGCGAGGCGGCCATGCAAAAAGCCGTCGCCATCGTGGAATCGCTCTGCGCCCGTTTCCCGCTCTACGCCTGA
- the upp gene encoding uracil phosphoribosyltransferase — translation MARVVIMDHPLIQHKLSFIRSKNTGSKEFRELVEEVAMLMAYEVTRDLPLAETEVETPVAVAKTKVLAGKKLGVVAILRAGLGMINGFVKLIPAAKVGHVGLYRDPETLEPVEYYCKLPPDVSERDMIVIDPMLATGGSASAALTLLKQKGARHIKLVVLIAAPEGVSRVEQDHPDVDIFAAALDPCLNDHAYIIPGLGDAGDRLFGTK, via the coding sequence ATGGCCAGGGTTGTGATCATGGATCACCCGCTGATCCAACATAAATTGAGTTTCATCCGTTCAAAGAACACGGGTTCCAAGGAGTTCCGGGAACTGGTCGAAGAGGTGGCCATGCTGATGGCCTACGAGGTGACCCGGGACCTGCCCCTTGCCGAGACGGAGGTGGAGACACCCGTCGCCGTGGCCAAGACGAAGGTGCTGGCCGGCAAAAAACTGGGCGTCGTGGCCATCCTGCGGGCCGGACTCGGCATGATCAACGGCTTCGTCAAGCTGATCCCGGCGGCCAAGGTCGGCCATGTGGGACTCTACCGCGATCCGGAGACGCTGGAGCCGGTGGAGTACTACTGCAAATTGCCGCCCGACGTGTCGGAGCGGGACATGATCGTCATCGACCCGATGCTGGCCACCGGCGGCTCTGCGTCGGCGGCGCTCACCCTGCTCAAACAGAAGGGCGCCCGTCACATCAAACTGGTCGTCCTGATCGCCGCCCCCGAAGGCGTGTCCCGCGTCGAACAGGATCACCCCGATGTGGACATCTTCGCCGCCGCCCTCGACCCCTGCCTGAACGATCATGCCTATATCATCCCCGGTCTCGGCGACGCCGGCGACCGCCTCTTCGGAACGAAATAA
- a CDS encoding deoxycytidylate deaminase: MRKDWDSYFIDIAFAVSSRSTCPRRSVGAVIVKDKRIKATGYNGSPANLPHCADEGCYMLNNHCVRTIHAEVNAIMECSPEERKDATIYVTDRPCAECSKVIISSGITRVVFARDYHTDHDWFKMAPWIEVIHLPRQKAINEAPTA, encoded by the coding sequence ATGCGCAAAGACTGGGACAGCTACTTCATCGACATCGCCTTTGCGGTGTCCAGCCGCAGCACCTGCCCCCGGCGCAGCGTCGGCGCCGTGATCGTAAAGGACAAGCGGATCAAAGCGACAGGCTATAACGGAAGCCCCGCCAACCTGCCCCATTGCGCCGATGAAGGCTGTTATATGTTGAACAACCACTGCGTCAGAACGATCCATGCCGAGGTCAACGCGATCATGGAGTGTTCGCCGGAGGAGCGGAAAGACGCGACGATTTACGTGACCGACCGGCCTTGCGCCGAATGTTCGAAAGTCATTATCTCCTCGGGTATAACCCGGGTCGTCTTTGCCCGAGACTATCATACGGATCACGACTGGTTCAAGATGGCCCCCTGGATCGAGGTTATCCATCTGCCCAGGCAAAAAGCGATCAACGAAGCGCCAACAGCATGA
- a CDS encoding nucleoside triphosphate pyrophosphohydrolase family protein yields the protein MTDLVKQLETVFPRLALSPTIESTMIKLVEEAGELAEICGKVRRLNGEERQAVMRKLRAREVARRIEGLLQSGQGISEAGLAAQLAELAASMGSDGAEDELTPKEIDKLIARELLDVMQTCATFMYQLDVDLDGLIAEHREKLIQRGYISGGRDVP from the coding sequence ATGACCGATCTGGTCAAGCAGTTGGAAACGGTCTTCCCCCGTTTAGCGCTGTCACCCACCATTGAGAGCACCATGATCAAACTCGTGGAAGAGGCCGGCGAACTGGCCGAAATCTGCGGGAAGGTGCGACGCCTTAACGGGGAGGAGCGACAGGCGGTGATGCGCAAGCTGCGCGCCCGGGAAGTGGCCCGCAGGATCGAGGGATTGCTCCAATCGGGACAGGGAATCTCGGAAGCGGGATTGGCGGCGCAACTGGCCGAGCTCGCGGCCTCTATGGGCAGCGATGGGGCGGAAGACGAATTGACCCCGAAAGAGATCGACAAGTTGATCGCCCGGGAACTGCTTGATGTGATGCAGACCTGCGCCACCTTCATGTACCAACTGGACGTGGATCTGGATGGCCTCATCGCTGAACACCGGGAAAAATTAATCCAGCGGGGTTACATAAGCGGCGGAAGGGATGTTCCGTAA
- the wecB gene encoding non-hydrolyzing UDP-N-acetylglucosamine 2-epimerase, translating to MSIFGTRPEAIKMAPVVKALEQYPGQIISKVAVTAQHREMLDQVLELFHITPDHDLNIMAPEQTLYDVTSRALLGLKPVLEQEKPDLVLVHGDTTTTFVASLAAFYQQIPVGHVEAGLRTHNKYSPFPEELNRRLTGAIADLHFAPTATSRQNLLQEGIREESIYVTGNTVIDALLATVKPDYRFHDPALEGIDFEGREILLVTTHRRENLGEPMRQVYRALYEILEARPQAAVVFPVHKNPAVRRVVAEVLGDHPRVHLVEPMDYEPFVNLMARSTLVLTDSGGMQEEAPSLGKPVLVLRDTTERPEAVTAGTVKLLGTDAAAITREALTLLGDRRAYEAMANAVNPYGDGKASERTVQAILYHFQRSQARPEPFSPQMA from the coding sequence ATGTCCATCTTCGGAACCCGTCCGGAAGCGATCAAAATGGCGCCGGTCGTCAAGGCGCTGGAGCAGTATCCGGGCCAGATCATCTCGAAGGTGGCCGTGACGGCCCAGCACCGGGAGATGCTCGACCAGGTGCTCGAACTCTTTCACATCACGCCCGATCATGACCTGAACATCATGGCGCCGGAGCAGACCCTCTATGATGTCACCTCTCGGGCGCTGCTCGGCCTGAAGCCGGTGCTGGAGCAGGAGAAGCCTGATCTGGTCCTGGTCCACGGCGATACGACGACAACCTTTGTGGCCTCCCTGGCCGCCTTTTATCAGCAGATCCCGGTCGGCCATGTCGAGGCGGGTTTGCGCACCCACAACAAGTACTCGCCCTTTCCTGAGGAGTTGAACCGCCGCCTGACCGGCGCCATCGCCGACCTGCATTTCGCCCCGACGGCTACGTCGCGGCAGAACCTGCTGCAGGAGGGGATAAGGGAAGAGAGCATCTACGTGACAGGCAACACGGTCATTGACGCCTTGCTGGCGACGGTGAAGCCCGACTACCGTTTTCATGATCCCGCCCTCGAAGGGATCGACTTCGAAGGACGGGAGATCCTGCTCGTGACGACCCACCGCCGGGAAAACCTGGGCGAACCGATGCGCCAGGTCTACCGGGCGCTCTATGAGATCCTGGAGGCGCGTCCCCAGGCGGCCGTCGTCTTCCCGGTTCACAAAAACCCGGCTGTCCGGAGGGTCGTTGCCGAGGTGCTCGGCGATCATCCCCGAGTGCATCTGGTCGAGCCGATGGATTATGAACCTTTTGTCAACCTGATGGCCCGCTCGACGCTGGTCTTGACCGACTCGGGGGGGATGCAGGAGGAAGCGCCCTCGCTGGGCAAACCGGTGCTGGTGCTGCGCGACACGACGGAGCGTCCTGAGGCGGTCACCGCCGGCACGGTGAAACTGTTGGGAACCGACGCCGCGGCCATCACGCGGGAGGCGCTCACCCTGCTCGGCGACCGGCGCGCTTACGAGGCCATGGCCAACGCCGTCAACCCCTACGGTGACGGCAAGGCGTCCGAGCGGACGGTCCAGGCCATTCTGTATCATTTTCAGAGGTCGCAAGCCAGGCCGGAACCCTTTTCGCCACAGATGGCTTGA
- a CDS encoding AtpZ/AtpI family protein: MAELNLPSRRVLKAFALASTIGAEFAASVFIGFTAGRYADKAWGTDPWLMLTGVLLGVAGGFFGVYYLVTTFFKEDEGKPEKKPSP; this comes from the coding sequence TTGGCCGAACTGAATCTGCCTTCTCGTCGGGTTCTCAAAGCGTTCGCGCTGGCTTCTACCATCGGCGCCGAGTTCGCGGCCTCGGTATTCATCGGGTTTACGGCAGGCCGCTACGCGGATAAGGCTTGGGGGACGGACCCGTGGCTGATGCTCACTGGTGTATTGCTGGGCGTCGCCGGCGGGTTTTTCGGTGTCTATTACCTGGTAACTACCTTTTTCAAGGAAGATGAAGGTAAACCGGAGAAAAAGCCATCACCCTGA
- a CDS encoding ATP synthase subunit I — translation MELQRLLSKVWRLGLLGVGVGLALIPFVDRPEYPAGFALGWFSGILASWLLSMRLRRLENQSPEKAVRSIQLSALARFSLGLLALLLAFKTPGVFDLLTTGLGLLMTPVTSTVIGWLESRKPYYWENNK, via the coding sequence ATGGAATTGCAGCGCCTTTTGTCCAAGGTATGGCGGTTGGGCCTCCTAGGGGTGGGAGTCGGCCTGGCGCTGATACCCTTTGTCGATAGGCCGGAGTATCCTGCCGGGTTTGCCCTTGGCTGGTTCTCCGGGATCCTGGCTTCCTGGCTTCTTTCGATGCGGCTCCGCCGCCTGGAGAATCAATCCCCCGAGAAGGCCGTTCGCAGCATCCAACTCAGCGCCCTGGCGCGATTTAGCCTGGGACTGCTGGCCTTGCTGCTCGCGTTCAAAACCCCCGGGGTGTTTGATCTCCTCACGACCGGCCTCGGCTTGCTGATGACGCCTGTCACCTCGACGGTCATCGGTTGGTTGGAGAGCCGGAAACCTTACTACTGGGAAAACAACAAGTGA
- the atpB gene encoding F0F1 ATP synthase subunit A, with translation MGMTFWADTLLFAWLVMAILIIFGYIAGRRATSGIPDRIVAVWEYVIDFVAKIVADNTDYKKMAGLLAYLVTLIMFIFVSNMIGLFPNFTFGLGHLHTAGNAMSPTADLNLTLALATMTIVLAQYYGIKYNGTHYFGHFFSPHWLFFPIHAIELLTKPVTLAFRLYGNIFAGEVLIKVLLTFIPFGLVYVLGGFIPHVIWLAFSVFVGAIQSFVFTVLTIVYISQAIGAADSH, from the coding sequence ATGGGAATGACCTTTTGGGCCGACACACTTCTCTTCGCCTGGTTGGTCATGGCCATTCTCATCATTTTTGGCTACATAGCGGGAAGACGCGCTACCAGCGGCATCCCTGACCGAATCGTCGCCGTCTGGGAGTACGTCATCGACTTTGTCGCCAAGATTGTCGCAGACAACACCGACTACAAGAAAATGGCGGGACTGCTGGCCTACCTGGTGACGCTGATCATGTTTATCTTTGTTTCCAACATGATCGGCCTATTCCCGAACTTCACCTTCGGGCTCGGCCACCTGCACACCGCCGGCAACGCCATGTCGCCCACGGCCGACTTGAACCTGACGCTGGCCCTGGCCACGATGACCATCGTCCTGGCCCAGTACTACGGGATCAAGTACAACGGGACCCACTATTTCGGGCACTTTTTCTCGCCGCACTGGCTCTTCTTTCCGATCCATGCGATCGAGCTGCTGACCAAACCCGTCACCCTGGCCTTCCGTCTTTACGGGAACATCTTCGCTGGCGAAGTGCTGATCAAGGTGCTCCTCACGTTCATCCCCTTCGGACTGGTCTATGTTTTGGGCGGGTTTATACCCCACGTGATCTGGCTGGCATTCTCCGTCTTCGTCGGCGCCATCCAGTCCTTCGTCTTCACGGTCCTGACGATCGTGTACATCTCGCAAGCCATCGGCGCAGCCGATAGCCATTAA
- the atpE gene encoding F0F1 ATP synthase subunit C produces MDVKAFALLGAGLAVGLAAFGASIGNGMVTSKTVEGIARQPQARGALQTTMFISVGLIEALPIITVVIAFLLYGVGSK; encoded by the coding sequence GTGGATGTCAAAGCTTTTGCTCTCTTAGGTGCCGGTCTCGCCGTCGGTCTCGCCGCTTTCGGCGCCTCCATCGGTAACGGTATGGTCACCTCCAAAACGGTGGAAGGCATCGCCCGCCAGCCTCAGGCCCGTGGCGCCCTGCAAACGACCATGTTCATCTCCGTCGGTCTGATCGAAGCTCTCCCCATCATCACCGTCGTTATCGCCTTCCTGCTCTACGGCGTCGGCAGCAAGTAA
- the atpF gene encoding F0F1 ATP synthase subunit B yields MLESVLHALNLNETFLAMLISFLILVFILQQVAFKPILKALDERRQKVEESINRAENDLEEANRMRAENAAELAKARQEAHDLIARATKVSEEKAQEIVAAAQAEANRLKEKAVADIQREKEKAVEELRSHVVSLSILAAEKVIRKNLDDPTQRQLVDEVINEVGKLPC; encoded by the coding sequence GTGCTAGAATCGGTCCTTCACGCGCTCAATCTGAACGAGACCTTTCTGGCCATGCTGATCAGCTTCCTGATCCTTGTCTTCATCCTCCAGCAGGTCGCTTTCAAGCCTATCTTGAAAGCCCTTGACGAACGGCGTCAAAAGGTCGAGGAGTCGATCAACCGCGCCGAAAACGATCTGGAAGAAGCCAACCGGATGCGGGCCGAGAATGCCGCCGAACTGGCCAAGGCCCGCCAGGAAGCCCATGACCTGATCGCACGCGCCACCAAGGTCAGTGAAGAAAAAGCGCAGGAAATCGTCGCCGCCGCCCAGGCAGAGGCCAACCGCCTCAAAGAAAAGGCTGTCGCCGACATCCAGCGGGAAAAAGAAAAAGCCGTGGAAGAACTGCGCAGCCATGTCGTCAGCCTGTCCATTCTGGCTGCGGAAAAGGTGATCCGCAAGAACCTGGATGACCCGACCCAGCGCCAACTGGTTGACGAGGTCATCAACGAAGTGGGGAAACTGCCATGCTAA
- a CDS encoding F0F1 ATP synthase subunit delta, translating to MLTGAVARRYAQALLEIGTQTKNLDALEAELGRFIEMIDNHPELQRVLFHPSIVVAEKKDLVGKLLATGAFSETARAFILLVIDRRRENYFADIFREFVRLANKVRNIEEARVTSAVELAPEQVERLRSQLAAATGKEIVLRQQVDPSLIGGLVVAFGDRIIDGSVAGKIRDLRESLLRAPLPSLS from the coding sequence ATGCTAACAGGCGCTGTCGCTCGCCGGTACGCGCAGGCTCTCCTGGAGATCGGAACCCAAACCAAGAACTTAGATGCGCTGGAAGCGGAATTGGGCCGCTTCATCGAGATGATCGACAATCATCCGGAACTGCAGCGGGTCCTCTTTCATCCTTCCATCGTTGTCGCTGAGAAAAAAGACCTGGTGGGCAAACTGCTTGCCACGGGCGCTTTTTCGGAAACGGCGCGGGCCTTCATCCTCCTTGTCATTGATCGCCGGCGGGAAAACTACTTCGCCGACATTTTCCGGGAGTTTGTCCGCCTGGCCAACAAGGTGCGCAACATTGAGGAAGCACGGGTGACGAGCGCTGTCGAGCTGGCGCCGGAGCAGGTGGAACGCCTGCGGTCGCAACTGGCCGCCGCCACCGGCAAAGAGATCGTCCTGCGCCAGCAGGTTGATCCCAGCTTGATCGGCGGTCTGGTCGTCGCCTTTGGCGACCGGATTATCGACGGTTCTGTAGCCGGAAAGATCCGGGACCTGAGAGAGAGCCTCCTGCGGGCTCCCCTGCCCTCCCTCTCGTAA
- the atpA gene encoding F0F1 ATP synthase subunit alpha has product MSLRPEEISAIIKQQIERYEKPLEAADSGTVIQVGDGIARIYGLEKAMAGELLEFPGQVYGMVLNLEEDNIGCVILGPYTGIKEGDTVKRTGRIVEVPVGPELIGRVVNPLGQPLDGKGPINAKQFRPIESAAPGVIKRKSVHEPLQTGLKAIDAMVPIGRGQRELIIGDRQTGKTAVAVDTIINQKGQNVVCIYVAIGQKASTVAGVVKTLEEHGAMDYTIVVSATASEPAPLLYIAPYSGCAMGEYFLYNGQHALCIYDDLSKQAVAYRELSLLLRRPPGREAYPGDVFYLHSRLLERAAKLSDENGAGSLTALPIIETQAGDVSAYIPTNVISITDGQIFLESDLFFSGIRPAINAGISVSRVGGSAQIKAMKQVAGRLRLELAQYRELAAFAQFGSDLDKATQARLNRGQRLVEILKQDQYKPMVVEEQVAIIFSAVNGYLDDIPVADVLKFEEGFIKYLRTEKADILKDIREKKALSDDLTARLKEAIGAFKKGFVA; this is encoded by the coding sequence ATGAGTTTACGTCCTGAAGAGATTAGCGCCATCATCAAGCAACAGATCGAGCGGTATGAAAAGCCCCTGGAGGCTGCCGACTCCGGCACCGTCATCCAGGTCGGCGACGGCATCGCCCGCATCTACGGCTTGGAAAAAGCCATGGCCGGCGAACTGTTGGAGTTCCCCGGTCAGGTTTACGGCATGGTGCTCAACCTCGAAGAAGACAATATCGGTTGCGTTATTCTCGGCCCCTACACGGGGATCAAAGAAGGCGACACAGTCAAGCGGACGGGCCGCATCGTGGAAGTTCCCGTCGGTCCCGAACTGATCGGCCGCGTCGTCAACCCCCTCGGCCAGCCCCTGGACGGCAAGGGTCCCATCAACGCCAAGCAGTTCCGTCCCATCGAGTCGGCTGCCCCTGGCGTCATCAAGCGGAAATCGGTTCATGAGCCCCTGCAAACGGGTCTCAAGGCCATCGACGCCATGGTGCCCATCGGCCGCGGCCAACGGGAATTGATCATCGGTGACCGCCAGACCGGTAAAACGGCTGTCGCGGTTGACACGATCATCAACCAAAAAGGCCAGAACGTCGTCTGCATCTACGTGGCTATCGGCCAGAAGGCGTCCACCGTCGCCGGCGTCGTCAAGACGCTGGAAGAGCACGGCGCCATGGATTACACCATCGTCGTCTCGGCGACCGCCTCTGAGCCTGCGCCGCTCCTTTACATCGCCCCCTACTCGGGTTGCGCCATGGGCGAGTACTTCCTCTACAACGGCCAGCACGCCCTCTGCATCTATGACGACCTGTCCAAACAGGCTGTCGCCTACCGGGAACTGTCCCTGTTGCTCCGCCGCCCGCCCGGCCGCGAAGCCTACCCCGGCGACGTCTTCTATCTCCACTCCCGCCTGCTGGAACGGGCCGCCAAACTCTCTGACGAGAATGGCGCCGGCTCGCTGACGGCGCTGCCGATCATCGAGACCCAGGCTGGCGACGTGTCGGCCTACATCCCGACAAACGTCATCTCCATCACCGACGGCCAGATCTTCCTGGAATCAGACCTGTTCTTCTCCGGTATCCGCCCGGCTATCAACGCCGGTATCTCCGTTTCCCGTGTCGGCGGCTCCGCTCAGATCAAGGCGATGAAACAGGTCGCCGGCCGCCTCCGCCTCGAACTGGCCCAGTACCGCGAACTGGCCGCCTTCGCCCAGTTCGGTTCCGATCTGGACAAGGCGACCCAGGCCCGCCTGAACCGCGGTCAGCGCCTGGTGGAAATCCTCAAGCAGGATCAGTACAAGCCCATGGTTGTCGAGGAGCAGGTGGCCATCATCTTCTCCGCCGTCAACGGCTATCTCGATGACATCCCGGTGGCCGACGTGCTCAAGTTTGAGGAAGGCTTCATCAAGTACCTGCGTACGGAAAAGGCCGACATCCTCAAAGATATCCGGGAAAAGAAAGCCCTCAGCGATGATCTCACCGCGCGGCTCAAAGAGGCTATCGGAGCTTTCAAGAAGGGCTTCGTGGCCTAA